The stretch of DNA GTTCGAGGTGACAACCGTCCTGGGGTTTCTCTACTTTAAGCGGCAGGCCGTTGACGCGCTGGTGCTGGAAGTTGGGCTGGGGGGACGGCTGGACGCCACCAATGTGGTGACGCCGCTGGTCTCCGTGATCACCAGCCTGAGCTATGACCATATGCATCTGCTGGGTAATACGCTGGCAGAGATCGCCAGGGAAAAAGCCGGCATCATCAAGCCTGGCGTGCCGGTGGTTAGCGCGCCGCAGGAGGCCGAGGCTGCTGCTGTGCTGGAAGAGGTTGCTGCTGAGCGTGGAGCGCCGCTACTGGTGATCGGTCGGGATTGGCAGGTGGTGCCGGGTCACAGTACACGCCAGGGACAACGCTTCCTGGCAGGGCCGGCGAGGCAACTGCGCGAATACTGGACGCCGCTGGCGGGGCATCACCAGGCCATCAATGGCGCGGTAGCGCTGGCCGCGCTGACGCTGGTTCGCCAGCAAGGGGTGGCGTTGCCGCCCGAACTGGTAAGTGGAGGCAAGTTACAGGCGAACTGGCCGGGCCGCTTTGAAATTGTTGACATGGAGCCAGTCATTGTCCTGGACGCGGCGCACAATGCGGCCTCGGCGCAGTGCCTGCGGGACACGGTGTTGGAAGTCTTTCCGGAAAAAGTCACCCGGGTGCTGGTATTTGGTGCTTCAGCGGATAAAGATGTGGCTGGGATGTTCCGGGCGCTGTTGCCGGAGATAGATCATCTGGTCCTGACCCATGCGGATCATCCGCGGGCGTTGGATGTTGACACCCTGGCAGCGGAGGCGTTGGCGGCAGGTTTCAGCGGCCAGATGGTTCAGGCGCCGACGGTGGCGCAGGCGCTGGAAGAAGCCCGTTCCCTGGCTGGCCCGGCGGGGATAGTGGTGCTGACAGGATCGCTGTTTGTGGTGGGCGAAGCGCGCAATGCGCTTGGTCTGGCGGTGGGGCGGGCGACGTATCTGGATGCTATGGCTGGTCAGGCCGCGCAGGCGGCCGCCAGTGATGAGCCGTTGGGGATGTAATCAGCGGGAATTCGGGCTGCTATGTTCATCATGGGTTATGGGGAAAACGACTTCTATGATATACGCAACGCGGAACTGGACGCCGATGGGCTGATTGAGGCGCCGCTTATCCCGCTGCGCGATCTGGTCGTTTATCCCAACATGGTTACCCCGCTCTTTGTTGGGCGGGAGTCTTCTCTGCTGGCGATTCAGGCCGCCCAGGCTGAGGGGCGCACCGTGATCGGGGTGGCCCAGCGGGATGTGAATGTGCCGAATCCGATGCCCGACGACCTGTATCGAATGGGTACGGAGATGGCCATGGGGCGGGTGATGCGCATGCCGGACGGCACGGTGAGCGTGCTGGGGCAGGGTCGCCGCCGGGTGGAGATCGTCGAATTCCTGACGACTCAACCCTATATCCGGGTCCGGGCGCGGCCAATCGTGGAGGAGCGATCCGCTCCAATCCCCCGGCAGACCCAGGCCCATATGCGCGCTGTGCTGGCTCTGTTTGAGCGCTGTGTCAACCTCAACCACAACATCCCGGAAGAGGCGTACATTTATGCGCTCAACATTGAAGACCCCGGCTGGCTGGCCGACGCCATCGCTTCGACGCTCAATCTGTCGCTGGCGGAGCGACAGACGATCCTGGAGTTGCTTGATCCTGCCGAACGGCTGCGCAAGGTAGGGATGTACCTGGGGCGGGAACTGGACGTGTTGCAACTAGAGGACGAAATCCAGTCCCAGGTGCAGCAGGAGATGGATCGCGGGCAACGCGAGGTCTTCCTGCGGGAGCAGATGCGCGTCATCCAGAGCGAACTGGGCGAGATGGATGTGTTCCAGCAGGAACTGAACGAATTGCAGGAACAGATCGCCGCCGCCCAGATGCCGGATGAGATTGCGGACAAAGCGTACAAGGAACTTAGCCGGCTGAGCATGCTATCGCCCATGGCGCCGGAAGTTGGTGTGATCCGGACGTACCTGGACTGGCTGATCAGCCTGCCCTGGCAAGCGACCAGCGAAGATAATCTCGATCTGGCCCATGCTGCGCGGGTACTGGATAGCGCGCACTACGGCCTGCCCAAGGCTAAAGAGCGTGTGCTGGAGCACATCGCGGTACGCAAGATTGCACCGTCGACGGTGAAAAGCCCGATCCTGTGCTTTGTCGGGCCGCCCGGCACGGGCAAGACTTCCCTGGGGCAGAGCATCGCTGAGGCGCTGGGGCGCGAATTTGTGCGGGTTAGTCTGGGTGGTGTGCGCGACGAGGCGGAAATCCGCGGCCATCGCCGTACTTACATCGGGGCGATGCCCGGACGGATCATCCAGACCATGCGCCGGGTACGGACGATCAACCCGGTGTTCATGCTCGATGAGATCGACAAGCTAGGACAGGACTTCCGTGGCGACCCCGCTGCAGCCCTGCTGGAAGTACTCGACCCGGAGCAGAACAACGCTTACAGCGACCACTATCTGGAAGTGCCGTACGATCTATCGCGGGTGATGTTTATCACCACGGCCAACTATCTGGACCCGCTGCCTCCGGCATTGCTCGACCGGCTGGAGGTCATCGAGTTCTCCGGCTACACCGAGGAAGACAAGCTGGCGATTGCCCGCCAGTTCCTGATT from Anaerolineae bacterium encodes:
- a CDS encoding bifunctional folylpolyglutamate synthase/dihydrofolate synthase, with protein sequence MWTYQEALDYLYSFTNYEVRREVRYAPEVMNLDRPNQLLAAVGNPHRAYPIIHIAGTKGKGSVGAYCQAALQAAGLRVGLYSSPHLQEFRERFRVNDDMIGELELAALLAELKPAANTIPGLTWFEVTTVLGFLYFKRQAVDALVLEVGLGGRLDATNVVTPLVSVITSLSYDHMHLLGNTLAEIAREKAGIIKPGVPVVSAPQEAEAAAVLEEVAAERGAPLLVIGRDWQVVPGHSTRQGQRFLAGPARQLREYWTPLAGHHQAINGAVALAALTLVRQQGVALPPELVSGGKLQANWPGRFEIVDMEPVIVLDAAHNAASAQCLRDTVLEVFPEKVTRVLVFGASADKDVAGMFRALLPEIDHLVLTHADHPRALDVDTLAAEALAAGFSGQMVQAPTVAQALEEARSLAGPAGIVVLTGSLFVVGEARNALGLAVGRATYLDAMAGQAAQAAASDEPLGM
- the lon gene encoding endopeptidase La; translation: MGYGENDFYDIRNAELDADGLIEAPLIPLRDLVVYPNMVTPLFVGRESSLLAIQAAQAEGRTVIGVAQRDVNVPNPMPDDLYRMGTEMAMGRVMRMPDGTVSVLGQGRRRVEIVEFLTTQPYIRVRARPIVEERSAPIPRQTQAHMRAVLALFERCVNLNHNIPEEAYIYALNIEDPGWLADAIASTLNLSLAERQTILELLDPAERLRKVGMYLGRELDVLQLEDEIQSQVQQEMDRGQREVFLREQMRVIQSELGEMDVFQQELNELQEQIAAAQMPDEIADKAYKELSRLSMLSPMAPEVGVIRTYLDWLISLPWQATSEDNLDLAHAARVLDSAHYGLPKAKERVLEHIAVRKIAPSTVKSPILCFVGPPGTGKTSLGQSIAEALGREFVRVSLGGVRDEAEIRGHRRTYIGAMPGRIIQTMRRVRTINPVFMLDEIDKLGQDFRGDPAAALLEVLDPEQNNAYSDHYLEVPYDLSRVMFITTANYLDPLPPALLDRLEVIEFSGYTEEDKLAIARQFLIPKQLEAHGLRDLGIQIDDATLRAIIRDYTFEAGVRNLNREIANICRKIARRVAEGKRYPRRVRPSMLQRYLGPVRFMHILAEEQDEIGVATGVAWTEAGGDIMVVEAALMPGKGDLQLTGQLGEVMRESAQAALTYARSRAASLGIDVERFEETDIHIHVPEGAIPKDGPSAGVTMTVALISALTRRPVRREVAMTGEITLRGRVLPVGGIKEKLLAAHRVGIKQFFLPAKNKPDLEELPKRVLKDMQVVPVDHIDTILEQVLLPAVDSGEQTRGEAEDEETEATET